GAGCATCATCAACCGGGCGTCCATCGCCGAAATGGTGGTCCCGTACGGAGATCCCTCGCCGATCCGGTCCTGGCAGAACTACTTCGACACCGGCGAGTACCTCGTGGGCCAGTACGCCAACTCCCTGGAGCTGGGCTGCGACTGCCTCGGCGAGATCACCTACCTCAGCCCCGTCATCAGCGACGCCTTCGGCAACCCCCGCGAGATCCGCAACGGCATCTGTATGCATGAGGAGGACTGGGGGATCCTGGCCAAGCACAGCGACCTCTGGACGGGCATCAACTACACCCGCCGCAACCGCCGCCTGGTGATCTCCTTCTTCACCACCATCGGCAACTACGACTACGGCTTCTACTGGTACCTCTACCTCGACGGAACCATCGAGTTCGAGGCCAAGGCCACCGGCGTCGTCTTCACCTCCGCCTACCCGGAGGGCGGATCGGCCAACATCTCCCAGCTCGCCCCGGGTCTGGGCGCACCGTTCCACCAGCACCTGTTCAGCGCACGCCTGGACATGGCAATCGACGGTCTCACCAACCGGGTCGAGGAAGAAGACGTGGTCCGGCAGGCGATGGGCGAAGGCAACGAACGCGGCAACGCCTTTTCCCGGAAGCGCACGCTCATTGCCCGCGAATCCGAGGGCGCGCGCGAGGCCGACGCCCGCAACGGCCGGACCTGGGTCATCTCCAACCCGCAGTCACGGAACCGCCTCGGCGAACCCGTGGCGTACAAGCTCCACGCCGAAGGCCAGCCCACCCTGCTGGCGGACCCGGAGTCCTCGATTGCCCGGCGCGCCGCGTTCGCCACGAAGGACCTGTGGGTCACCCGGCACGCCGACGCGGAGCGCTACCCCACCGGCGACTTCGTGAACCAGCATTCCGGGGGAGCGGGGCTGCCGGCCTATGTTGCCCAGGACCGGGACCTGGACGGCCAGGACATCGTGCTCTGGCACACCTTTGGCCTCACGCACTTCCCGCGTCCCGAGGACTGGCCCATCATGCCCGTGGACACAGCCGGCTTCAAGCTGCGCCCGGAAGGCTTCTTTGACCGCAGCCCCGTGCTGGATGTGCCGGCGAATGCACAGCCGGCCGGTGGCCACTGCCACAGCTGAGCCATGACCGTCGCAGGGGGCCTGGGCGGCCGCGCCGGCATCGTCTTCCATTCCCGGATCTGCGCCGCCGTGACAGCGGCGTCGTGCCTGGCGCACCTGTGGCTGGTGGCCGCGAACCAGCACGGGACGTGGCTGAACCTGCTGATGCTCGCCATGGTGGCGGTGTGCCTGCCGTGCGCCGCGCACATCTGGCGGCAGGGACGGGCCGGCGCCCTGCGGCAGGTCATGGCCTCGGCACTGGCGATGACCGGGGTGCACGCGGTCCTGCTCCTCGGGGCCGGAGCCGGCGCCTCGGCACATGTCCACCAGGGCGCGGCCACCGCAGCAGCCGGAGCGGCACCCCCGGGCGCCGGGGCGCTGCTGGCGGTCATTGCGCTGGAAATGACGACGGCGCTGCTCGCCGCGACGCTCCTGGCCCGGCTCCGGGAGCGTCAGGCGTGGGAACGCGCCAGCCACGAACTCAGTCGTTAAACAGCCCGGCCAGGTCCTCCGCCGTGAGTGCCCCACCGGAGAGCGCGTCGCCTTCCATGACGTCGGCGAACAGCTGGGACTTCCGGGCCTTGAGCGCCATGACCTTTTCCTCGATGGTGTCCTTGGCGACGAGCCGGTACACCATGACGTTGCGGGCCTGCCCGATCCGGTGCGTGCGGTCCACTGCCTGCGCCTCCGAGGCCGGGTTCCACCACGGGTCCAGCAGGAACACGTAGTCCGCCTCCGTGAGGTTCAGGCCGAAGCCACCGGCTTTGAGGCTGATCAGGAACACCGGGGCGGCGCCGTTCTTGAACTCATTGACGACGTCGGTGCGGTTGCGGGTGCTGCCGTCGAGATAGCAGAACTCGATGTTCTCCTCGACGAGCCGCTCGCGGACCTTGCCCAGGAACCCGGTGAACTGGCTGAAGATGAGGGCGCGGTGCCCTTCCGCCACCAGGTCCTCCAGCTGTTCGAAGAGCACGTCGAGCTTGCTGGACCGGACCCCCGAGAGCGAGGGATCGATCAGCGAGGGATCCAGGCTGAGCTGCCGCAGCAGCGTGAGGGACTGGAAGATCGTGAAGCGGTTCTTGTTGACGTCGTCGATCAGTCCCAGGATCTTCTGGCGTTCGCGCTGCAGGTGCGTCTGGTAGACCTTCTGGTGCCGCGGGTTCAGCACAACCTCGAGGATCTGCTCCTGCTTGGGCGGAAGGTCGTGGATGACCTGTTCCTTGGTGCGCCGCATCATCAGCGGGCGGACCCGACGCCGGAGCTTGTCCAGCTGGGCCTTGTCGCCGTTCTTTTCAACCGGCTTCTGGTAGGACTCGGCGAACCGCTTCGGGCTGGAGAAGAGCCCCGGCGCCACAATCGAGGTGAGCGCCCAGAACTCCATCAGGTTGTTCTCCAGCGGGGTGCCGGTGATCGCGAGTTTGAACACCGCCGGAAGCTTCCGGGCACACTGGTAGGCCTTGGACTGGTGGTTCTTGACGAACTGGGCCTCGTCCAGGACCAGCCCGGCCCACTCCTTGGAGGCGTAGGCCTCGTAGTCGATCCGGAACAGGGCGTAGGACGTAATGACGATGTCCGCACCGGCCATCGCCTCCGTGGGGCTTGAGCCGCTCTTGGCGAAGGTTTCGCTGATGGCGCGCACGGTCAGACCGGGCGCGAACCGCGCGGTCTCCGCCTCCCAGTTGCCCACGACACTTGTGGGGGCCACCACCAGAAAAGGCGCAGCACCGGGCGCAGCACCGGGCGCAGCGCCAGGCACCGTGGCGGCAGCGCTGCCGTCGGCAGCTGCAGCGGGAGCAACTGCCGCGTCCTTAGCGGCGCAGATCAGCGCCAGCGCCTGCACGGTCTTGCCCAGGCCCATGTCATCGGCCAGTACCCCGCCGAGTCCGTGGCGGTAGAGGAAACTGAGCCAGTTGAAGCCCTCCAGCTGGTACGGGCGAAGCTCGGCATTGAGGGTTGCCGGCAACGGCAGGCCCTTCGCGCCGCCTTCCAGCAGCCCGCCGACAGCCTCGCGCCAGGCCGCGGCCTGCTGGTCCACAATGCCGAGTTGCGCCAGTTCGTCCCAGAGCCCGGCCTGGAATCGGCTGATCTGCAGTGGGGCGTCCTTGTTGTCCTGCAGTTCCCGGGCCTCTTCAATCAGGGCCCGGAGCTGGTGGAGTTCGGGCAGGTCCAGAGAGAAATAGGCCCCGCTGGGGAGCAGCATCTTGGTCTGGCCGGCCGCCAGCGCGGAGAAAACGGCCGCGAAGGACACCGGCTGGCCCTCCAGGGAAATCTGGATGCCCAGGTCGAACCAGTCCCGCTGCTCGGTGGCCTTCGTGGAGATGGACACGACCGGCGCCTCTTCGGCCTCCCGGTAGTCGGCGATTTCGCCGGCCGTGTCCACCGAAACGCCGGGGACCTCGCGGAGCCCCGGGAGCAGCTCCTCGGTGAACGCCAGGGTGTCCAGGCCGCTGAGTTCCGCCGAGGCTGACAGCCGCGGCGTTCCCCAGCCTCCCGTGGCCGACTCGCCTAAGGCTGGAACCACATCCCAGGGCTGCCCGACTGCCTCAAGGATGCGGGCCTCGGCAGGGTCGTCGCGGTAGCCGTGATCGCCGGGGTGGCGCCACAGCGGCTGGGCCGTGACGAGCTTGCCGGACTTGTAATGCCATTCCCAGTGCAGCCGGACCCGGTGGTCGGCGCCGTAGTTGGCCAGCAGCGACAGGGTGGGTACGGCCAGCTGGGGCAGCTCCACGGACTCGTCGGAGGCTGTGACCCGGGCGCTCTGCTTGAGCTTGGGATAGAAGCCGGTCAGGAAACGGCTCTCGTCCCGGGCCGGAATGTGCAGCGTGGTTCCGGCCGTGACGAAGGTCAGGAGTTCCTCACTGAGGCCGCCTTCGAGCGGGGCGAGCGTAATGACGGCGTCCGTCGGTGCGGCTCCGGGCAGTGCGTCCGGGCCGGAGGTCAGGAAGATCCCGTGGGCGGGGCGTCCGATGGTCCCGACGGAGGCCGGATCGACCACCTCCCCCTCAACGGTGATGGTGGGGGCGAGCGACAGCCCGCCGTCGTCCGCGTCGCCGGCAGCCGGCAGCACAACGGTGCCGTCCGCCTCGGCGGGGACCGGCGCGGCGCCGAAGCGGGCCAGGTTGAGCCCGACGGATGCCGGCTGCTCAACGAACCGCACGGGTTCCGCCCCGCGGCTGTGGACGAGGGCGACGCCGATCTTCCGGGCCTGGGCCAGCAGGCTCCACAGGTTCTTGCCAGCGTAGGTGTTCAGGCCCAGCCACAGCCCCGTCCCCGCGTGCTGACGGTTCGCCAGGGCGGTGTGTGACGCGAGGAACTCCTGCATCCACTCGACGTGGGCCTCGTTGCACTCGCGCCGGTAGCTCAGGTAGCTCAGGGTGTTCCAGGAGACGTCGCCGCGGATCCATTTTCCCTTCGCGCCCATGATCACCGGACGGGCCTTAAGCTGGCGGACGCTGCGCAGCGGGTCGCGGCGCCCGGTGTAGGAGAAGTGCGGGGCGGGTTCTTCAATTTCGAACTGGAGTGCCAGCGGGATGCCATTGGTGGACTGCGTGATTCCCGGCTGGGCAATCAGCGGGCTGAGCGCCTGTTCCCAGTCCGGCACGTCAAGCACCGGGGCCGGCCGGGACAGTCGGCTGACGTCGGCGGGGGCCAGCAGCTGGACACGGATCGCAGGGTTGTCCTCGGCCGCGAACAACAGGGCGGCAACATGCTTGCAGTCCTTCCGGACCGGGCAGCTGCACACCCCCACGGTGCAGCTCCAGCCGCCCGCCTTCCGGACCAGCTTCGCCGTCGTCGAATACGGCACATCGGAGCCGCCACGCACCTTGCCGAGCATGAGACCGGTGGCGGCGTCGAAGGACATACCCGAAACGCGGCTCCCCATGGCGTAGGCAAGTCCGGCCGCCAGGGAGCGGTCGTTGATCGCGGGAGTCTGTATTGCCAGTGCCGCACTCTCGTCCGGATGGGATGGCATGTGCGCACTACTTTCAGCAGTTGGTCATCTGATCCATCTTAGCGAGCCTGGCGGGACTCCCCGAACCCATGGGACAAGGGACCACAGTGAGTGCTTCGTCTACTGGACCATGACCGGTGCCGGGCGCGCTGTGTCGAAGAGGCGCGCGGCCAGCCGGAGCAGGTGTGCAGGTGCATCTGCCTCGCCGCCGTCGTTTTTGTGTCCGAGGAACACAACCGTCCCGCTGACGGTCTCCTCGAGATGCAGACCTGCTTCGCGGATCAGCACTTCGGCCCGGACGTTCAGGGGCAGGGGGATGAAGTCTGCCTCGTCGTTCAGATAGGCGTGCCAATCCATGCAACTGATTGCTCCGACGTTTCCTTCAACCAGGGTCTGCCGTGTGGCAAGAGCCGTGTCGATCTCCTCGACGCGAATGGGGTGGCTCAGGCGGGCCGGGATAATCAGGGCGGTACGAGTCTGGCGCATGACCGGGTCTTTCTGTGTTTGAACAATCGACAATTTCCACAGGCCTGAAACGCGGTCCAACCGGAAATCACCCGGTGCCCGGTCGGAGCATTGTGAAACGCCCGGTATCGTCCGCTTGGCGTGCATTTAATCGTTTAGCGCGAACTTGGACCGACGCCCTGGTGGCTTGCGTCTCCGCCTGTCACCGTGACCTGCCTGCCGCTGGTGCATCAGGGCTTAGGTGTCACCTCTGGCTTTTTCGCGGCTTTGCGAACAGCATTTCGCTGGTTTCGTTTTTTGCCTTTTTCTCGGCTCTCTTTTCGAGAATCGACTTTCCCGTTTTCTTGGCATTGACATTTCTGGGAGACTTTCCTGACAATGGAATCACGCCTTTCTAAACGCTATCTACCCATCACCATACCTACTTATATTTTAAATGCCAGTCCACGTGTTTAGGGCGGATTATGGACCGTGCTGGGACCCAAAAGAGCCCGGGATTTAAACGTCCGAACGAAGGCACAACCTGAAGAGCGTTGGCCGGGTCACCCAAACTTCGCCGGACGTTCAGCTGCGGCTCAACCGCAGCGCCGGCGGTGCCACGTACCGTGAAAGGGATCGGAGCACCACCCGCCTTAAGCAGTGAGGATTTTCCATGAGCAACGGCCTTTCCACCACCCTGCCCGCCACCGGTTACGCGACGGTCCTGCCGCGGGCGGTCATCAACGGCAGCGACGCGGACGTCGTTGACGCAAACGTGGACGTGGTCAATGCCATGTACGCGGAGTTGCTCGACATCGAGGAAATCGCGCCGAACGCGCTGCGCAGCTACTACGTCGACTTCTACCTGACGCAGTCGCTGGGCGGCGGGTTCGCCCAGTACGTCTTTACCGCGCCCGAACGCCAGGACATCGACGCCTACATCCGGGCCGGGCTCGAAAGCATGGGGGCCGCCGCTCACCTGGACCTCTTCAACCGCACCGTGGCTGCCTTCGATTCCCTCTCCGAGGAGGAAGCAGACGCGTATCTTGATGGGGACGCGGATCTGGACAGCGGCACGGACGGCGTCCCGGACGTGGTCGGACTCCTGGAAGAGCTCGACAGCGAGTTCGAAACCCTGCTGGAGACCGAAGACATCATCGCGCTGAACGCCGCGTGGCTCCGGGACCTGGCAGACCTCCTGGTCCTGGACGAGGAGGAGCTCGACCGCCACATCGCCGAGCGTGTGTCCCGGATCCCGAACCTGGCGGAGCGCCAGGCCGAGGCCGCTGAAGGTGATCTGCTCGACATGCCGGAATTCGAAATGATCATCCGCGAGCTCTGCGACGTGGCAGGCCACACCCTCCTGAAGATCACCATGGGCGACCCCAACTATGACCACGAGGGCCAGACCACC
This DNA window, taken from Pseudarthrobacter sp. ATCC 49987, encodes the following:
- a CDS encoding primary-amine oxidase; the protein is MMTVQTDTRTPFSPYSLAAGAEITAVQGILRSAGLLGDTKRIAYLGLLDPARNAPEGSEDRRFRVFVHDVSGGRPADVTVSVSSSAVISVVELDTAVAGELPVLEEEFELVEELLATDECWLEALANRGLDVSKVRVAPLSAGVFEYPEEKGRRILRGLAFVQDFPEDSAWAHPVDGLVAYVDVVSKEVTQVLDLGAMPIPAEHGNYTDPELTGPLRTTQKPINITQPEGPSFTVTGGNHIEWEKWSLDVGFDVREGVVLHNIAFQDGDRKRSIINRASIAEMVVPYGDPSPIRSWQNYFDTGEYLVGQYANSLELGCDCLGEITYLSPVISDAFGNPREIRNGICMHEEDWGILAKHSDLWTGINYTRRNRRLVISFFTTIGNYDYGFYWYLYLDGTIEFEAKATGVVFTSAYPEGGSANISQLAPGLGAPFHQHLFSARLDMAIDGLTNRVEEEDVVRQAMGEGNERGNAFSRKRTLIARESEGAREADARNGRTWVISNPQSRNRLGEPVAYKLHAEGQPTLLADPESSIARRAAFATKDLWVTRHADAERYPTGDFVNQHSGGAGLPAYVAQDRDLDGQDIVLWHTFGLTHFPRPEDWPIMPVDTAGFKLRPEGFFDRSPVLDVPANAQPAGGHCHS
- a CDS encoding DEAD/DEAH box helicase → MPSHPDESAALAIQTPAINDRSLAAGLAYAMGSRVSGMSFDAATGLMLGKVRGGSDVPYSTTAKLVRKAGGWSCTVGVCSCPVRKDCKHVAALLFAAEDNPAIRVQLLAPADVSRLSRPAPVLDVPDWEQALSPLIAQPGITQSTNGIPLALQFEIEEPAPHFSYTGRRDPLRSVRQLKARPVIMGAKGKWIRGDVSWNTLSYLSYRRECNEAHVEWMQEFLASHTALANRQHAGTGLWLGLNTYAGKNLWSLLAQARKIGVALVHSRGAEPVRFVEQPASVGLNLARFGAAPVPAEADGTVVLPAAGDADDGGLSLAPTITVEGEVVDPASVGTIGRPAHGIFLTSGPDALPGAAPTDAVITLAPLEGGLSEELLTFVTAGTTLHIPARDESRFLTGFYPKLKQSARVTASDESVELPQLAVPTLSLLANYGADHRVRLHWEWHYKSGKLVTAQPLWRHPGDHGYRDDPAEARILEAVGQPWDVVPALGESATGGWGTPRLSASAELSGLDTLAFTEELLPGLREVPGVSVDTAGEIADYREAEEAPVVSISTKATEQRDWFDLGIQISLEGQPVSFAAVFSALAAGQTKMLLPSGAYFSLDLPELHQLRALIEEARELQDNKDAPLQISRFQAGLWDELAQLGIVDQQAAAWREAVGGLLEGGAKGLPLPATLNAELRPYQLEGFNWLSFLYRHGLGGVLADDMGLGKTVQALALICAAKDAAVAPAAAADGSAAATVPGAAPGAAPGAAPFLVVAPTSVVGNWEAETARFAPGLTVRAISETFAKSGSSPTEAMAGADIVITSYALFRIDYEAYASKEWAGLVLDEAQFVKNHQSKAYQCARKLPAVFKLAITGTPLENNLMEFWALTSIVAPGLFSSPKRFAESYQKPVEKNGDKAQLDKLRRRVRPLMMRRTKEQVIHDLPPKQEQILEVVLNPRHQKVYQTHLQRERQKILGLIDDVNKNRFTIFQSLTLLRQLSLDPSLIDPSLSGVRSSKLDVLFEQLEDLVAEGHRALIFSQFTGFLGKVRERLVEENIEFCYLDGSTRNRTDVVNEFKNGAAPVFLISLKAGGFGLNLTEADYVFLLDPWWNPASEAQAVDRTHRIGQARNVMVYRLVAKDTIEEKVMALKARKSQLFADVMEGDALSGGALTAEDLAGLFND
- a CDS encoding DUF3846 domain-containing protein, with the translated sequence MRQTRTALIIPARLSHPIRVEEIDTALATRQTLVEGNVGAISCMDWHAYLNDEADFIPLPLNVRAEVLIREAGLHLEETVSGTVVFLGHKNDGGEADAPAHLLRLAARLFDTARPAPVMVQ
- a CDS encoding DMP19 family protein; this translates as MSNGLSTTLPATGYATVLPRAVINGSDADVVDANVDVVNAMYAELLDIEEIAPNALRSYYVDFYLTQSLGGGFAQYVFTAPERQDIDAYIRAGLESMGAAAHLDLFNRTVAAFDSLSEEEADAYLDGDADLDSGTDGVPDVVGLLEELDSEFETLLETEDIIALNAAWLRDLADLLVLDEEELDRHIAERVSRIPNLAERQAEAAEGDLLDMPEFEMIIRELCDVAGHTLLKITMGDPNYDHEGQTTLAWHFTTDQGEFLMLEDEREAVMIHPESKEILAAVEFEVEDD